The genomic DNA tttttccacGTCTtttaggttttggttgccattttaaagcatttgagatcattttagctgagcatcATTTTCGGCActtctttttaatcaaagtacgttgttcttctgaacaatgtctggaatgaggcgttttatttaaattttcataGAGAAATgtactataaccagcagcacaacatttgctccttccttccttaaagggatttctgtcatggggaaaaattttttttcaaaatgaaccagttattgtgctgttccagcagaattctgcactgaaatccatttctcaaaagagcaaacagatttttttatattcaattttgaaatctgacatggggctagacatattgtcaatttcccagctgccccaagtcatgtgacttgtgctctgataaacttcaatcactctttactgctgtactgcaagttggagtgatatcacccccctccctcccccccccagcagccaaacaaaagaacaatgggaaggtaaccagatagcagctccctaacacaagataacagctgcctggtagatctaagaacaacactcaatagtaaaaacccatgtcccactgagacacattcagttacattgagaaggaaaaacagcagcctgccagaaagcatttctctcctaaagtgcaggcacaagtcacatgaccaggggcagctgggaaattgacaaaatgtctagccccatgtcagatttcaaaatggaatataaaaaaatctgtttgctcttttgagaaatggatttcagtgcagaattctgctggagtagcactattaactgatgtgtttaaaaaaaaaaatccctttaaataaaggccAGAATTAACCCCTGTTTtatcacagaatgaatgagctcactaatcaACCTcctcactgctattattttgaacaagccttaATGGATGCTTCAATGACATGAATGCATATCATTACTCTTAgctctgttggttttctattaatttactagtaggtgtagtagagtattTGCCATGAAGAAATAgtaattgatcaggttagtgatgtcagactgctattattctgaacacatggATTTAAGGCAATTTTTACAAGTTTcatgtaaactgtaaaaaaaaaaggtttttttctattgaaatagAAACATTTCCAATTCACATTCTTGAGAATGTattcttttcaaaaatataaaactttCTGTGAAAATCTTACTGTTAAGAGGTTTTACTATGCATTAAATGCTGACCGTGTATTGTGTTTGCAGCAGCTATTGTTTAAGTCAagacaatcagtgtcggactgggatgccagaggaccaccagaaaaccttagaccatggcccactttccaaactattattcctcctctcctcactcaacctctttatttttctagtcttttatctctacatactatactctaatCTTCCGTTATTAAGCCTCTTAAAGAAAtttggaatgaccatgaaataggccaaatggttagaaccaagagggcccactggcatctgggcccactgggtatcctgatgggccagtccgacactgaagacaattatttgtctatttgtatATTTTCATGTCTCTACGGGTAGGGTAAACATATGCAAACTGTTGTAAGCcccccctggcattcatatttataatattttctcTTCGTATTCAGTATGAACATGTGTGAGATAACATAAACTTCAAGATTTCAGGTGATTTCCAGAAATCTTTACAATACTCTTATTGTACTtgaagtttggagtagaaagatatatttaatcattttaaaactgcAGAATTTGTTCCAAAAATATGTTAATTTCTGGGGTCAATATAGTCTTGGGACTTTTCTCACATACAGAAAGCAAGCGTGTGTTGTTCATGCAGCAGCTGAATTGTTTGCTGTGTTATTTGTTTGCAAATAATATTGGCCTCTGACCGTGGAATCTCAAATATAAACATTTGCCTTGTACCACTGGGTTTTTGTTTTCTATAAGCCAGTACCCTCCATCTAACaatatttttggggggttttacCAAGACACCATGACTGATTTAGTATGCACAAATggggtatttatttaaaaatgtagtgtAGGTGGAGTACTGCTAATTTGTGTGATTTAAAGGAtcaccgtcacccaaaaaaaataatccaaatactattttatcatgttagtcaagcaaaatgaactttaattacacaatataaattatttgaatcttttttccatTAGTCTGGGAACTTCTAAATACAGCAAGCTGATaggagccattttggggacactgttattaagacaagccttgcatcatctcagaatcttgtttgtgcaccagaatgggggacctgatgtccatccccatgccctggctacacaatcaactggttaagagaactgggggaatgtgggaaaaacagtgacatctagaaagtgctgaatggaaagcgaaagtaattgcttgtcccgcctctatgcctaaggcatagaggaggggcagacaatatttgattgacagctgagatttttaaatgagtttacaacagctatgaatgctttaataaaaaaaagaatttggatttcatgtttaatttgaaaaggacttttattatacagctttttgtgtctgggtgacaggtccactttaagtttttGCCAACTAGGGTTACCACCAGGCAGGTATGTTACTGGCTCAGCAACTACAGTACCAGCTAATGCTGGGGCtggtaaatatataatttctCAACATTTCTTCCCAGGCCTACCAAGTGAGGCCCCTGATCCACCCCATGATCCACCCCAATTCTTGCTCCCATACCACACATCTGCCCAATCTAAGTAACAGCAGCATCTCGAGAGTCAGCCAAGGGCTGTTAAATGATCACACTACATAACACCCTTGAGCATATTTCTTTAAACCCAGTTCTTTATAAATAGCAGATACTGctccaaaaaagtaaaaaatgtgacATACTGTATCTTTTCTAATCACCAGTGAAATCTTATCCACTTCAAGACATGTCTTTCCCCAAAATGGCCCATGGagaaacaaaatattaatgtgtTTAAATTTATTTCCATTTCCCCTTTCAGGTAACAACCTAGACGCTATCCATGACATCACTGTGGCCTACCCCCACAACATTCCTCAGACCGAGAAACATATCTTAAACGGAAACTTCCCCAAGGAAATCCACTTCCATGTCTGCCGATACCCCGTCAGTAGCGTGCCCGTCTCTAAAGAGGAGCTTCAGCTCTGGTGCCAGGAGAGATGGAAGGAGAAGGAAGATCGCCTACGTGCCTTCTACCAAGGAGAGAGATACTTTGATGCCACCAGGCGCAGTAGAATCCCACCGTGCAAGTCCGAGTTCCGTGTGCACCTAATAAAGTTGGCATCACTGCTGTACTGGACGCTGTTTCCCATAGCTATGATTGTACTCTTGTACCTGTACAGCCTGGTGCGATGGTACTTCCTGGTGGTTACTGTCCTTTTTGTCCTACAGGAGAAGATTTTTGGTGGACTTGAGCTGATCGAGCTGGCGTGCTACAGATATTACACCAGGAGGTATAAGACAGGGTGAGCTCTGTGTCTGACGTCACAAGGGCTTTTGCATGGAAATCAAcgaaggtttttgttttttcaccattattcttttttttttcaaggaacgCTTTCAACATAGGATTTATCGAACAGACCTGTCAACCAGCCTTTATTCTTAAAGTGACAATTTCATCACAaagaaccttttttttatttacacctgAAATCATGAGGAATCTTTATGTAACTAGATTCGGGTCAAGTTCTAGCCACTTTGTAATCGCATATATCTCACTTTATTTGTGTGGCCATCTTATTCATTCCAGCATCTTGCTGAGTTTAGAGCTAGCACTAGCTGTTATTGCTTTAAAGACCCTACAGCACCAAGAGATTATGCGTCACTGCTATCATAtgccctttttttaattttttcatatttttttatacaaggcAAAATGCTGCTGTGCCGTTTCCCGACGGGTGATCaagtttgtatttttaaagaagaaaacctCAGTGGTTCTTTGAGGGATGCAACAaatatactattttggattcggccgaacccagaatccttcgcgaaagattaggaaccgaaccgaatcctaatttgcattaggggtggaaaggggaaacattttacttaccgtatatactcgagtataagccgagtttttcagcccccaaaatatgctgaaaaactctacttcggcttatactcgggtcaagcgcaaaaacggtcgccggcgtctaagaatagtcgccagcgtccaagaatagtctccaagaatattcgccggcatccaaaaacgagacgccggcacctccaattgGAGcagaaaacctcaattttttgattgaaacttatcagaagctgctgcatttctcaccctaggcttatactcgagtcaataagctttcccagtttttggaggtaaaattaggtacctcggcttatactctagtatatacggtactttactTTCACATGGTTTCCCTCCCCAGCtgccatattcggccaaatccgaatcccgaaccgaatcctggattctgtgcatccctagttctttgTTCTCTTAGACTTATGGCAGGGAAACTGACTGGACTGGCATTCACGTGACTGGCGTTTATGTGAATGCCAGCTGCCTGTAACAGTGGTTACAGATGTGGATTCCAGTTAATGTGAGCAGcgtccaattttataaaattcAGGATTGTGCTTTTTTCAGTGAATCAAgaaaattataacaaaaaactgtctcaaattattttcaaatgcagTTTTCCAAACTCCAGTTTAacaatcaaaaaatgtaaaaatgttacattaaatttttatatttcaattttaaaatgttaaagtaGCTGGGATTtttgggaaaaagaaaaataccacCCACTGATTTCTACTGAAGCTcgtcagcttttagatgctgatgtgatcattcaaattttttccgtTTTCTTTCGTTAGACATTTCTCAAAAAGTTAAGATTGATAAACTCAAATTCTATGAAGAgtagaatgcagaaaaaaacacaatcttacattttaatcaattagCTCCAGAGTGTGCCATTAGCTTGCGAGAATAAGGGAATTTCAGACTACCGACCCGTAGTTGGATGAGACCGCTACAATCATTGGAATGATTGGAAGAAAATGgatattttttaaacatcttttacTAAGCGGTTTACTGGGTGTAATGCTGGAAGTCAAGAGCAGTTGTGGGCTAGACATACCTTCTCCAGGGAACACTGCGTCTGGCACTTCCCCAGAAGCAACAAGTATAATGATTGGAGGAGCTTGTAACAATCAGTTTGCGTGTGGTGTTCTGTGTATCTACGTGTGTTGTGCCTTTACTGATTCAGTTCTACAACGTCATGCATAAAACTAGAATTATGGGTGGGTGAGACCTGTAAGaacttgtttgtataatgtgttCCCAGTATATAGTAGTGTGTTGCTTTTGCCATTTCATGCACACAACAGAACTTTGCCTTTAAGGAGATACGGACAGACCTCTTGAACTGTTGACCGCAAAACTTGTtagaaattcaccaaaaaaaaatctgtgcatgtgttggtttattttgcctttaatactGTCTTCTGACTATAGATACATTTCTACCTTTTCCTTTTGAAAAATATGAACGTGTTTTAAACAGTTCAGTAaccctgtagcaaccaatcagaagtgtGCTTTCACTATTCAACTGCACTAGATCAATGAAAGCCAGCTGCTGATTGGCTactaggggttatttattgagtCTTTTTATGTTTGAACTTTATCTTCATTCTATGTATATTTCGCTTGCAaataccccccacacacacacccgtCCCCTGCAGCCCTGGCATCTGGAATACCTCTATGTTATACACCTAGTCAGTCCATAATATTCCAgcttcacttgttttttttccacatttttttcagtaaaatatgGCAAGGTTGGGCAGTATCGTTCTAGGAGCAACAAGGTTCCACCATATCTACTTTGTTTCCCTACTTGGCAAAACATAAATGTACTGTTCTGTTCAGAAATACACTACCATTATTTGTGTCAAAAATAGGGTAGGATGCCATAAGGAAGCTATCCATCCAACCTTAGCCAACTGTTCCATATGCCATGGCTGCTTTCCCGAGACGTTGCACTTGCTGGAAGCCAACCAATCCCTGTCTAGTAGAAGCCAGCATCTCACCAGAGCTGACTGGGAACTAATACAATGCATCTTTCTTTGTCTGAGGAcaagagctgtgattggttgcACACACGTAACTGTGCTTCtaaagcagggttccccaactttttttttacccgtgagccacattcaaatgataaaaaaagttgaagagcacCGTAAGAATGGAAAAAGTTCCTTTAGGTGCCAATTAAGGGCTGGTGATTTGGTAGCTCCTACGTGGACTGACAGCcaactgtttggcagtatacctacaaccaaaacttgcctccaagccaagaattaaaaaaataagcacctgttttgaggcaacatgttgctcgcaagctactggttgggaatcactgtgtTGAGGAGTTAGGGTCAGGGCCAACCTTCCccttgtttcttaaaggggaaggaaacctagtcggcgcaaaccccccaccccccctcccctgtgttgccccccctccctcctcccccctggcctacccgtcccgctgggcaaatgcccctaacttattacttacccttctgcgcaggtccagtccagggagtaacaagttaggggcatttgcccagcgggacgggtaggccaggggggaggagggagggtgggcaacaaacgggagggggggtggggggtttgcgccgactatgTTTCCTTCCCTTTTAAGGTCAATAAAAGCTCCCCACTCTGTCCTTCCAGACTAATTTGGCATCTTTATGGCCTGTGTATGGGCTATTTTGAAGGCCAGCCTGGTCCAAACATTGTCCAGATACCTATGAGATGGTTTTGAATATGACATTGAATGAAGACCATATTAACACAGAGATGTGGTCCTCATCTGATGGGTCTCTTTAGGCCCCACTGTATGATCCATGCCAGAGATCTACTCATTCACGACCTCACCAAATGGACCGATCTTTACATCGATGGCCAGCTTTGTCCAGGTCTAGACCAGAGAGAATCTAAGGGAGCTTCAATGAAAGTataatttttaaaggtaaatatgatttttagtgaaaatttaTATCAGACgctatatattatttatcaagGGGCAACTGATAAGAGAGAGATTATAAAGTACAATATGTTCCCTTTAACGAATCAGTTTCAAGGACAATCTAAGAATATGGTTAGAAATTCTCACTCTTGTTGACAATCAACTCAAAAAATATTTCCCAGTAATAGAATATTTCAGGAATATTTTTGTATCTGTACAAGAGGCTGGCACTCCAACTTGAGCAGAGGCCAGTGGCAAGGGAGTAGCTTGAACTTCCCAAATATCGTATTGTGACCACTTGCTGTGGTTCAAGCCGTCCAATCTGAAATGATCAATAATTGAAAGGCACAACTATTGAAACGTTCCCGTCCGTAGAACTGATTCCGACTCGGTAGCCGCCGTTTGCAGCTGcgctttatttgcagaaaagaaaGTTGTTGCTTTCAATTTGTTACTTTATGTTCCTGTTCAGATAAAGAAGCGTGCTGCTAAATTGCAATTGCTTTCTCTTTGATACAAATGCTTTTGTTATTCTGGATTGTCATCATTCTCTCTGATGTTGCTGGGCTAGTGCAACTTTGTAGTCCTGAATTTAAAGGGATCAAATAAGTTGAAAGTCTTTGAAAGTGCATTATTTGCCTGTACAGTGGTACTGCATAGTAATAATTTGCATTATAAAGATGGAAAATGTCAATCTGGGATGTCCTCATCTGAAAGTTCTCCCATATAGAGACCTCAATAAAATCCATCTCTTCCGACCTTACAAGGATATTCATGGTTGAGGAATAAAGCCGGCAACATTACTACTTTGTGTACATGTGGCAGTAAACAAGACTTCATTTCATATAGGCAGTgttttttttgagtgaaaaaGTTATATGTGTGTATTTCCTAGTTGGCAAACAGTGAGAGCAGACtggagtaggacaagatggatacaaCAGTGGTAAACGGAGACTGTAGGACACTGGTTCCTAAACTATGGAGCTGGGGTTTGGAGAAGTGGTGGTGGTCTCAGCCTGAAGACCTGTTATGACACATTGTGGAACTATTTGCTCTCCTATTTACATGTGAAAGCCCAGCCAGAAGGTACTAACATGTTTGATACCATACATGTTACCACGgatgaatgactgatacaccaatgttttcctgTGACCTAAGGGGGATGTTCCACACAAGTGTAGACATAGGACTAGAACATAGGACTGGAGCCCTGTATTGGATTGGGTATCTGCAGTGgttcataccttaaagggtacctatcacagccaaaatcaaacacatattaacaatctgaccagtacaagctaaacacgtttaatcgaACCACATAtatcgttttttgaaaaaactgcaggttttaaaaaaaaaaaaaaaatcccttactttgtcaaatgggttctttcactgagggaggccataagcaacaaggaatttcaactgagcatgtgcgagatttcagagctgcagttggctgggaagatataggtaggaggagccagtgaaatccaagatggctgcctcagctagaactgcagtggagataggggagatcttgcagaaggaatagtgagctgatcatttacattatacaaataattctgttttaaaaatcagatttctttaaCTTTCTCAtggtgtatttacttagtaaatgattttggtcatgattggtgccctttaatgttgttaaaggagaaacaaacgctaaagtaaaaaaaaaaaccctaacctacatagaccccctcccccccagcctagctgctatctCAGGCAAACGCCCCTAAGTctctacttacccctctgtgcagattctgtccagcggagttcatggactccatcttcttctctttggtaatctctGGAGAACCGCGTATCGGCGCATTCGCAGTCAGagtaattttctgtttcgcaacaactgtgcatgcaacgaaactcacaaaaattgcagaagcggCAGTCTCATTCCAAATATAAGTGGCTGAAGATGGAGCCTGTGaattccgctggacagaatctgcacggaggggtaagtagagacttaggggcatttgcctggggtagcattTAGGCTGGGGgttgaggagggaagggggtctatgtagggtagcgggctagggttttttttactttagggttgcaGGTCTATCATAAGCACAAAGAGATCTCTTTATAAGACTATAGTAGGTTTCTGCAAATTATCGGTAGCATTATCAGACTGGAATGACAGGGACCCACAATATGAAGGGTAATggctaaatatacagtacatctgctTAACCAGATCACCCAAACAAGAAGATCCTTGGCCACCAAAGTGgacatacagtattaaaaaatAGTATATTGTGTAACTATTAGTTGGCATTTTCAATATAGACCACAAGGATCTGAATCTTGAGGACTATCAGCTTTACCTAACTACTATCTGATTGGGGCTTCTAGGGCCCACTAGAGTACCCAATGCCCAGGGCCCACTCTTAGAACTGTATCTGCAGGGCTCTATGCTGGCCATACAATATGTTGATGGAAATAGTCCTACATCAGGGTCCACTGAGAGATTTCAGGCGCCTGACTCTGTATGTATGTTGGAGGGGGCAACAGGATGGACATTGCTGATGCATacatttatttcccctttatatgGGGATTAATCTACCCAAAAAGGGCAGCTGTTTGTATATAGTTTTAGTGTGATGAAGTCTGTGGGGCCGAATTGATACTGTTACCTGGTTGCTAGACTAGACTACTCTAGCAACAGTGCAGTGGCTTAAATGATATCACTGTTTACATTatgctaaaataatattttaattcaaGACTACACCTGGCTAGAGACCAGCACCAATTTAACTTTTTCCTCAAACATTTAGAAAAGAATGTTCTGCAGGACACAATTTCTCCGTCCCATCACTGACCACAGAAATGTCCCTTAAATAAGTTCCACTGTGGAATCACTACCTCTTTCCTTAATGTTCTTCCTTGGGTAGGGCAGGTATTCTAGCTCGCATATACTGTGTGTCACCTGATCAGTGTAGTACTGTTCTTGTAGTGTTGGACTGGAGACCCTAGGACCCACCAGAGCCGAGGCCTACCCGG from Xenopus laevis strain J_2021 chromosome 5S, Xenopus_laevis_v10.1, whole genome shotgun sequence includes the following:
- the LOC108717675 gene encoding lysocardiolipin acyltransferase 1 isoform X4, translated to MNHRTRLDWMFLWNCLLRYSYLRLEKICLKSSLKAVPGFGWAMQVAAFIFIHRKWEDDKNHFEAMLDYFCDIKEHLQILIFPEGTDLTDNTKARSDEFAEKNKLQKYEYVLHPRTTGFTFIVDRLREGNNLDAIHDITVAYPHNIPQTEKHILNGNFPKEIHFHVCRYPVSSVPVSKEELQLWCQERWKEKEDRLRAFYQGERYFDATRRSRIPPCKSEFRVHLIKLASLLYWTLFPIAMIVLLYLYSLVRWYFLVVTVLFVLQEKIFGGLELIELACYRYYTRRYKTG